The following proteins come from a genomic window of Dreissena polymorpha isolate Duluth1 chromosome 1, UMN_Dpol_1.0, whole genome shotgun sequence:
- the LOC127839172 gene encoding agrin-like gives MRVNWMILLCATVANAQNFNGGDSTWYCGILANENCSIHIAEPRCGTDLITYTNMCALGQAHCKDTTVNQLHMGPCGDGGTTTRSPEQIVHGSELVLDFQCAVLGHRGCEPAINEKICGTDGITYQNFCEYEKARCMHRELHVAKLGDCSA, from the exons ATGCGTGTTAATTGGATGATTCTTTTATGCGCAACAG TTGCGAATGCGCAGAATTTCAACGGCGGCGACTCCACTTGGTACTGCGGTATCCTGGCCAATGAAAACTGCAGCATTCACATCGCCGAGCCCAGATGTGGAACGGACCTCATCACATACACAAACAT GTGTGCACTAGGACAGGCTCACTGCAAGGATACCACTGTAAATCAGTTGCACATGGGTCCATGCGGAGATGGCGGTACCACGACCAGAAGCCCTGAACAGATTGTGCACGGAAGCGAG CTTGTACTGGATTTCCAATGCGCTGTGTTGGGTCACAGAGGATGTGAGCCAGCCATAAACGAGAAGATATGTGGTACGGACGGGATCACATACCAGAACTT CTGCGAGTACGAGAAGGCAAGGTGCATGCACAGGGAACTTCACGTGGCGAAATTGGGAGATTGCAGCGCCTAA